In one Sphingomonas sanguinis genomic region, the following are encoded:
- the rsmD gene encoding 16S rRNA (guanine(966)-N(2))-methyltransferase RsmD has translation MRVIAGQWRGRPLVAPKGDVTRPTADRTREALFSMLTARLGDFEGLAVGDFFAGSGALGIEALSRGAASCLFVEQDRAALDALRANLAKLEAKGDVRASSVMALGPARAPLDLILMDPPYGTGAGSVALDKLARLGWVGAGTWVSIETAKQEEIELAGFTVDASRVHGKARLTLLRQA, from the coding sequence ATGCGTGTGATCGCCGGACAATGGCGCGGGCGTCCTCTCGTCGCGCCCAAGGGTGACGTGACGCGCCCGACCGCCGACCGGACGCGTGAGGCGCTGTTCTCGATGCTGACCGCACGGCTGGGTGATTTCGAAGGGCTAGCGGTCGGTGATTTCTTCGCTGGTTCCGGCGCGCTCGGGATTGAGGCGCTGTCGCGCGGCGCGGCGTCCTGTCTGTTCGTGGAGCAGGATCGCGCCGCCCTTGATGCGCTGCGTGCCAACCTCGCCAAGCTGGAGGCCAAGGGCGATGTCCGGGCCTCGTCGGTGATGGCGCTCGGACCGGCCCGTGCGCCGCTCGATCTGATCCTGATGGACCCGCCTTATGGGACCGGTGCGGGCAGCGTGGCGCTGGACAAGCTGGCCCGGCTCGGCTGGGTTGGTGCGGGAACCTGGGTCAGCATCGAGACGGCCAAGCAGGAGGAGATCGAGCTTGCGGGCTTCACCGTCGATGCCTCCCGCGTCCACGGAAAGGCGCGCCTGACCCTGCTCCGTCAGGCCTGA
- a CDS encoding ATP-dependent helicase: MTVASPDPAASLTDYPYLRTLNPAQREAVLTTDGPVLVLAGAGTGKTAALTARLAHLLYTRKAWPSEILSVTFTNKAAREMRERVGRLVGDAVEGMPWLGTFHAIGAKMLRRHAELVGLQSNFTILDTDDQLRLLKQLILAADIDEKRFPARALGGLIDEWKNKGLVPADIDAGEAERYANGQGAELYRQYQERLRSVNACDFGDLLLHMLTILKTHRDVLEHYQQRFRYIMVDEYQDTNSVQYLWLRLLAQAHKNIACVGDDDQSIYSWRGAQVENILRFERDFPGAKVIRLEQNYRSTPHILGAASGVIANNGGRLGKTLWTELDVGEKVRVLGVWDGPEEARRVGEEIEAARRSGTSYDNIAILVRASHQTREFEDRFIAIGLPYRIVGGFRFYERAEIRDALAYLRIVNQPSDDLAFERIVNVPKRGLGDKALAKIHQLARAEGLPLTIASGRILDTDELTAQARRSLGNLIGDIARWRDMARDLAHPELARQLLDESGYTAMYQNEKSAEAAGRLENLSELVRAMEDYESLGAFLEHVSLVMDRDGDQREPEVTIMTIHAAKGLEFDTVFLAGWEEGLFPSQRAIDEGGTRSLEEERRLAYVAITRARRKAVILHAANRRIYGQWTSSLPSRFVGELPPEHIESETSMTGGESLWRANWSEHADPFANVARGTGRGPGWQRAATGQAAAPARPARIVESRSPSVGLGQKSRDDLRVGERVFHQKFGYGEIAAIEGNKLEIDFEQAGRKRVMDSFVTKG; this comes from the coding sequence ATGACCGTCGCTTCCCCCGATCCCGCCGCTTCGCTGACCGATTATCCCTATCTGCGGACGCTGAACCCGGCGCAGAGGGAGGCGGTGCTGACCACCGATGGACCGGTGCTGGTGCTGGCGGGCGCGGGGACGGGCAAGACGGCGGCGCTGACCGCGCGGCTCGCGCACCTCCTCTATACGCGCAAGGCTTGGCCTTCCGAGATCCTGTCGGTGACGTTCACCAACAAGGCCGCGCGCGAGATGCGCGAGCGCGTCGGGCGGCTGGTCGGTGACGCGGTGGAGGGAATGCCGTGGCTCGGCACCTTCCACGCGATCGGCGCGAAGATGCTGCGCCGCCATGCCGAGCTGGTCGGGCTGCAATCTAACTTCACCATCCTCGACACCGACGACCAGTTGCGCCTGCTCAAGCAACTGATCCTGGCGGCCGATATCGACGAGAAGCGCTTTCCGGCGCGTGCCCTCGGCGGCCTGATCGACGAGTGGAAGAACAAGGGTCTGGTCCCCGCCGACATCGATGCGGGTGAGGCGGAGCGTTATGCCAACGGCCAGGGCGCGGAGTTGTACCGCCAATATCAGGAGCGGCTGCGCAGCGTGAACGCCTGCGACTTCGGCGACCTGCTGCTCCACATGCTGACCATCCTGAAGACGCATCGCGACGTGCTGGAGCATTATCAGCAGCGCTTCCGCTACATCATGGTGGACGAGTATCAGGATACGAACAGCGTCCAATATCTGTGGCTGCGTTTGCTGGCGCAGGCACATAAGAACATCGCCTGCGTCGGCGATGACGACCAGTCGATCTATTCGTGGCGCGGCGCACAGGTCGAGAATATCCTGCGGTTCGAGCGCGACTTTCCGGGCGCCAAAGTGATCCGGCTGGAACAGAATTACCGTTCGACTCCGCATATCCTGGGCGCCGCGTCGGGCGTGATCGCCAATAATGGCGGGCGTCTGGGCAAGACGCTGTGGACCGAGCTGGATGTGGGCGAGAAGGTCCGTGTGCTGGGCGTCTGGGACGGCCCGGAGGAAGCACGCCGGGTCGGCGAGGAGATCGAGGCCGCGCGACGCTCGGGGACGTCCTACGACAATATCGCCATTCTCGTCCGCGCCTCGCACCAGACCCGTGAGTTCGAAGATCGCTTCATCGCGATCGGGCTGCCCTATCGGATCGTCGGCGGGTTCCGCTTTTACGAGCGGGCCGAAATCCGCGATGCGCTCGCGTATTTGCGGATCGTCAACCAGCCCTCCGACGATCTGGCGTTCGAGCGGATCGTCAACGTTCCCAAGCGCGGACTGGGCGACAAGGCCTTGGCCAAGATCCATCAGCTCGCACGCGCCGAGGGACTGCCGCTGACCATCGCCTCGGGGCGCATCCTGGACACGGATGAACTGACCGCGCAGGCGCGGCGGAGCCTGGGCAACCTAATCGGCGACATCGCTCGCTGGCGCGATATGGCCCGCGACCTCGCCCATCCAGAGCTGGCGCGGCAGTTGCTGGACGAGAGCGGCTATACCGCCATGTACCAGAACGAAAAGTCGGCGGAAGCGGCCGGGCGACTGGAAAACCTGTCCGAGCTCGTCCGCGCGATGGAGGATTACGAGTCGCTCGGCGCGTTCCTGGAGCATGTGTCGCTGGTCATGGACCGCGACGGCGACCAGCGCGAACCCGAAGTGACGATCATGACGATCCACGCCGCCAAGGGCCTGGAGTTCGACACGGTCTTCCTCGCTGGTTGGGAAGAGGGCCTGTTCCCCTCGCAACGTGCCATCGACGAGGGCGGCACGCGCAGCCTGGAGGAAGAGCGTCGCCTCGCCTATGTCGCGATCACCCGTGCTCGGCGAAAGGCCGTCATCCTGCACGCGGCCAACCGCCGCATCTACGGCCAGTGGACGTCGAGCCTGCCGAGCCGCTTCGTCGGCGAACTGCCGCCCGAGCATATCGAGAGCGAGACGAGCATGACCGGCGGCGAGAGCCTGTGGCGGGCCAACTGGTCCGAACATGCCGATCCCTTCGCCAATGTCGCGCGCGGCACCGGGCGCGGCCCTGGCTGGCAGCGTGCTGCGACGGGACAGGCCGCGGCCCCCGCCCGCCCCGCCCGGATCGTCGAGTCGCGTTCCCCCTCGGTGGGATTGGGCCAAAAGAGCCGCGACGACCTGCGCGTCGGCGAGCGGGTGTTCCACCAGAAATTCGGCTATGGCGAGATTGCGGCGATCGAGGGAAACAAGCTGGAGATCGATTTCGAGCAGGCCGGGCGCAAGCGGGTGATGGACAGCTTCGTTACCAAGGGGTGA
- a CDS encoding prolyl oligopeptidase family serine peptidase → MRGWRGLLAGTMLAGQLVTGAAMAQTGAMTENDPYIWLEDKDGAKALAWVEAENAKTLPRLQNDPRYQAFYSEALAIASAKDRIPMPGQLYGRIVNFWRDADHPQGLWRWTTEADYASANPKWTTLLDLDALSKAEGKKWVWKGLTCLSPEDRLCLIALSEGGEDAIEYREFDLQTGQFVPNGFRLSTSKQGASWLDKDTLLVSRDWGQGTLTKSSYPFVVKMVKRGQPLDQATEIFRGAPTDELGTYASVLTDAKGNRAVVIERRQTFFGGTKLFWTPKGGAKPIAMPARAFPAVLVDGRVIFQTSDAWGQHPAGSVVWAPLSELESGQITPRALFTPTDRQAVEGVSTTKDRVVVTYIDNVRGRASVFAPTGNGWSASPVQVPDNMAVDVVSTSDRSDIVYLSTSGFTTPTVLSRFDASRPGAPQVLKTLPARFDAAGTTVHQYEATSTDGTKIPYFVVLPKGAKLDGTTPTLMTAYGGFEIARLPYYLGSTGKIWTERGGAFVLANIRGGGEFGPKWHDAGRKTKRQIIYDDFASVAKDLFTRKITNPQKLGIYGGSNGGLLMGVELTQHPELWKAVTIQVPLLDMVRYQKIAAGDSWKDEYGSIDVPEEAAFLRKISPYANIRKGVAYPEPYIWTTTKDDRVGPQHARKFAARLSEYGIPYLFYEDTAGGHSGDADIAQGARLSAQQMVYFAQKLMDAPKP, encoded by the coding sequence ATGCGGGGATGGCGTGGACTGCTGGCGGGCACGATGCTGGCCGGACAGCTTGTGACGGGGGCCGCAATGGCGCAGACCGGCGCGATGACCGAGAATGATCCGTATATCTGGCTGGAGGACAAGGACGGCGCCAAGGCGCTGGCCTGGGTCGAGGCGGAGAATGCCAAGACGCTGCCGCGCCTCCAAAATGATCCGCGCTATCAAGCCTTTTATTCGGAAGCCCTCGCCATCGCGTCGGCCAAGGATCGCATTCCGATGCCGGGCCAGCTTTATGGCCGCATCGTCAATTTCTGGCGCGATGCCGATCATCCGCAAGGCCTGTGGCGCTGGACGACCGAGGCCGATTACGCCTCGGCCAATCCGAAGTGGACGACGCTGCTTGACCTCGACGCGCTTAGCAAGGCGGAGGGCAAGAAGTGGGTCTGGAAGGGCCTGACCTGCCTCAGCCCCGAGGATCGTCTCTGCCTGATCGCGCTGTCGGAGGGTGGCGAGGACGCGATCGAGTATCGCGAGTTCGATCTGCAGACCGGGCAGTTCGTGCCGAACGGCTTCCGTCTCTCCACCTCCAAGCAGGGCGCATCCTGGCTTGACAAGGATACGCTGCTGGTCAGCCGTGACTGGGGGCAGGGGACGCTGACCAAGTCCAGCTATCCCTTCGTTGTGAAGATGGTGAAGCGCGGCCAACCGCTCGATCAGGCGACCGAGATTTTCCGTGGCGCCCCGACGGACGAACTGGGCACCTATGCCAGCGTGCTGACCGACGCGAAGGGCAATCGCGCGGTCGTGATCGAGCGGCGGCAGACCTTTTTCGGCGGCACCAAGCTGTTCTGGACGCCGAAGGGCGGCGCCAAGCCGATTGCCATGCCTGCGCGCGCCTTTCCGGCCGTGCTGGTCGATGGCAGGGTGATCTTCCAGACCAGCGACGCCTGGGGCCAGCATCCGGCGGGCTCGGTCGTCTGGGCGCCGCTGTCCGAGCTGGAATCTGGGCAGATCACGCCGCGCGCGCTGTTCACGCCGACCGACCGCCAGGCGGTGGAAGGGGTTTCGACTACCAAGGACCGCGTCGTCGTCACCTATATCGACAATGTCCGCGGCCGGGCGAGCGTCTTTGCTCCGACCGGCAATGGCTGGTCCGCCAGCCCCGTGCAGGTGCCGGACAATATGGCCGTCGATGTGGTCAGCACCAGTGACCGCTCCGACATCGTCTATCTGTCGACCTCGGGCTTCACCACGCCGACCGTCCTGTCTCGCTTCGACGCCAGCCGTCCGGGCGCGCCGCAGGTGCTGAAGACGCTGCCCGCCCGCTTCGATGCGGCGGGGACGACGGTCCATCAATATGAGGCGACCTCGACCGACGGGACCAAGATCCCCTATTTCGTCGTGCTGCCCAAGGGCGCGAAGCTCGACGGGACGACGCCGACGCTGATGACCGCCTATGGCGGGTTCGAGATCGCCCGGCTGCCCTATTATCTCGGTTCGACCGGCAAGATCTGGACCGAGCGGGGCGGGGCGTTCGTGCTCGCCAATATCCGGGGCGGCGGCGAGTTCGGGCCGAAATGGCATGATGCGGGCCGCAAGACCAAGCGTCAGATCATCTATGATGATTTCGCCTCGGTGGCGAAGGACCTGTTCACGCGGAAGATCACCAATCCGCAGAAGCTGGGCATCTATGGCGGCTCGAACGGTGGCCTGTTGATGGGCGTCGAACTGACCCAGCATCCCGAGCTGTGGAAGGCGGTGACGATCCAGGTCCCGCTGCTCGATATGGTCCGCTACCAGAAGATCGCGGCGGGCGATTCGTGGAAGGACGAATATGGCTCGATCGACGTGCCCGAAGAGGCCGCCTTCCTGCGCAAGATTTCGCCCTATGCCAATATCCGCAAGGGCGTCGCTTACCCGGAGCCTTATATCTGGACCACGACCAAGGACGACCGGGTCGGGCCGCAGCACGCCCGCAAGTTTGCCGCGCGCCTGTCGGAATATGGCATTCCCTATCTTTTTTACGAGGATACGGCGGGCGGTCATTCGGGTGACGCCGACATTGCGCAAGGTGCGCGGCTGAGTGCGCAGCAGATGGTTTATTTCGCGCAGAAGCTGATGGACGCGCCCAAGCCATAG
- a CDS encoding MFS transporter — MTHASPPSHRHILLASLTGTAVEFYDFYIYATAAALVFGPLFFPASSATAQLLLSYASFGLAFIARPVGAIAFGHFGDRVGRKSTLVVSLMLMGGSTVAIAFLPTYAQAGWIAPLLLCIARLGQGLGLGGEWGGAALLAVENAPPGKRNTWGMFPPLGAPVGFILANGFFLILGLILTDEQFRAWGWRLPFLASAVLVLLGLWVRLRLTETPDFAEAKKAEALPRVPIATLLQGHGRALLAGTGGVIACFAIFYLATAFALGHGTTVLGYPREAFLGIQLVAILFLALGVIVSSVMADRHGAPFMLRLGFAGCVLVGIAMGPMLGSGSLAIVFVWLALALFVMGFAYGPLGGWLPALFPAGVRYTGVSMTFNLGGIIGGALAPIAAQALTERGGLNFVGGYLVAAGLLSLAGLALMRGRGGDQA; from the coding sequence ATGACCCATGCTTCGCCTCCGTCGCACCGCCATATCCTGCTGGCCAGCCTGACCGGCACGGCGGTCGAGTTCTACGATTTCTACATCTACGCCACGGCAGCGGCCCTGGTGTTCGGGCCTTTGTTCTTCCCGGCGTCGTCGGCAACGGCGCAATTGCTGCTGTCCTATGCCAGCTTCGGCCTGGCCTTCATCGCACGGCCCGTGGGCGCCATAGCGTTCGGCCATTTCGGCGACCGGGTGGGACGGAAGTCGACGCTGGTGGTCAGCCTGATGCTGATGGGCGGTTCGACCGTCGCGATCGCGTTCCTGCCGACCTATGCGCAGGCCGGATGGATCGCGCCGCTGCTGCTGTGCATCGCGCGTCTGGGACAGGGGCTGGGGCTGGGCGGCGAATGGGGCGGGGCCGCGCTGCTCGCGGTCGAGAACGCCCCGCCGGGCAAGCGCAACACCTGGGGCATGTTCCCGCCGCTCGGTGCGCCGGTCGGCTTCATCCTGGCGAATGGCTTTTTCCTGATCCTCGGCCTGATCCTGACCGACGAACAGTTCCGCGCCTGGGGCTGGCGCCTGCCGTTCCTGGCAAGTGCGGTGCTGGTGCTGCTCGGCCTGTGGGTGCGCCTGCGCCTGACCGAGACGCCCGACTTTGCCGAGGCGAAGAAGGCCGAGGCGCTGCCGCGCGTGCCGATCGCGACGTTGTTGCAGGGCCATGGCCGCGCGCTGCTGGCCGGGACGGGCGGCGTGATCGCCTGTTTTGCGATCTTCTACCTCGCGACCGCCTTTGCGCTGGGGCATGGAACGACCGTGCTCGGCTATCCGCGCGAGGCGTTTCTGGGCATTCAGCTGGTCGCGATCCTGTTCCTGGCGCTGGGCGTCATCGTATCCAGCGTGATGGCCGACCGGCATGGTGCGCCGTTCATGCTGCGGCTGGGCTTTGCGGGATGCGTGCTGGTCGGGATCGCCATGGGGCCGATGCTGGGGTCGGGGTCGCTCGCCATCGTCTTCGTCTGGCTGGCGCTGGCGCTGTTCGTGATGGGCTTTGCCTATGGTCCGCTCGGCGGGTGGCTACCCGCGCTGTTTCCGGCGGGCGTGCGCTATACCGGCGTATCGATGACCTTCAATCTGGGCGGGATCATCGGCGGCGCGCTTGCTCCCATTGCCGCGCAGGCGCTGACCGAGCGCGGCGGGCTGAACTTCGTCGGCGGCTATCTGGTCGCCGCCGGTCTGCTCAGCCTCGCCGGGCTGGCCCTGATGCGCGGGCGGGGTGGCGATCAGGCCTGA
- a CDS encoding glycine zipper 2TM domain-containing protein → MRFRRLTILAITTAVTATAIPATAQTAAQDARFRAAQARFDREYQIYRQEVDLYQSERNRGGYDDEGYSPAPPPPGPGGYRVAPPIPANGYDRNAEPYYDPVGDYRDGSQYRERVLQPQDRVYAGTDGRYYCRRPDGTTGLIIGGAAGGVLGNLVGGRSSTIATLLGAAGGALAGRSIEQNQNQFRCR, encoded by the coding sequence ATGCGCTTTCGTCGTCTGACCATCTTGGCGATCACCACCGCCGTCACGGCAACGGCCATTCCGGCGACGGCACAGACCGCCGCGCAGGATGCGCGGTTCCGGGCGGCGCAGGCGCGCTTCGATCGGGAGTATCAGATTTATCGGCAGGAAGTGGACCTGTATCAGTCGGAGCGGAATCGCGGCGGCTATGACGATGAAGGCTACAGCCCTGCCCCGCCGCCGCCCGGCCCCGGCGGCTACCGGGTGGCGCCGCCGATTCCGGCCAATGGTTACGACCGCAATGCCGAGCCTTATTACGATCCGGTCGGCGACTATCGCGACGGCTCGCAATATCGCGAGCGGGTGCTGCAACCGCAGGACCGGGTCTATGCGGGAACCGATGGCCGCTATTATTGCCGCCGCCCCGACGGCACGACCGGCCTGATCATCGGCGGTGCGGCGGGTGGCGTCCTGGGCAATCTGGTCGGTGGCCGCAGCAGCACCATCGCGACGCTGCTCGGGGCCGCTGGCGGCGCGCTGGCCGGTCGTTCGATCGAGCAGAACCAGAACCAGTTCCGCTGCCGCTGA
- a CDS encoding inorganic phosphate transporter produces MTSYALAGGQSESRVRGPRLDVGLHPMGRWAFTALLVGGLAYAGYSVATDTARVGEPMAIGVFAFLGLALLIALGFEFVNGFHDTANAVATVIYTHSMPAPLAVVWSGFFNFLGVVTSTGAVAYSIITLLPIDLMLHVGSAGGFAMIFALLLAAVLWNLATWAVGLPNSSSHALIGSILGVGLANQLLSNVAGTSGVDMAQVQKVLSALLFSPLIGFVGALMLMLVMKRFLRDKRLYREPEGDTPPPRGIRALLIFTCTAVSFAHGGNDGQKGMGLIMLILIGCAPTAYALNRTLPQSAMPAFVRSAQVAATAYAAHGAPGTMTVDQAREAVVDGVRKKAIDTAEVYAGLSVLSRDIGGRIENYGTLSRVPAAVVPNLRNDMYLVLDTTRMVTKSDAAKQRFTAAEIDSLNGYAGALERGTRYIPLWVKVTVALALGLGTMVGWRRIVVTVGERIGKTHLTYGMGAAAELMTAATIFGAEFIGRPVSTTHILTSGVAGASVANGAGLQFRTIRNMLLAWVLTLPAAMLLSGTLYWLLLQLAQVLAA; encoded by the coding sequence ATGACATCCTATGCGCTCGCCGGTGGCCAATCCGAATCTCGTGTTCGTGGACCGCGTCTCGACGTGGGGCTACACCCCATGGGCCGTTGGGCGTTCACCGCCCTGCTGGTCGGCGGCTTGGCCTATGCTGGGTACAGCGTCGCGACCGACACAGCCCGCGTCGGTGAGCCGATGGCGATCGGTGTCTTCGCCTTTCTGGGGCTGGCGCTGCTGATCGCGCTGGGCTTCGAGTTCGTGAACGGCTTTCACGATACCGCCAATGCGGTGGCGACGGTCATCTACACCCATTCGATGCCCGCCCCGCTGGCCGTCGTCTGGTCGGGCTTCTTCAATTTTCTGGGGGTCGTCACCTCGACCGGGGCGGTCGCTTATTCGATCATCACGCTATTGCCGATCGACCTGATGCTGCATGTCGGCTCGGCGGGCGGGTTCGCGATGATCTTCGCGTTGCTGCTGGCGGCGGTGTTGTGGAACCTCGCCACCTGGGCGGTCGGGTTGCCCAATTCGTCGAGCCACGCGCTGATCGGGTCGATCCTGGGCGTCGGCCTGGCGAACCAGTTACTCTCGAACGTCGCCGGCACCTCGGGCGTCGATATGGCGCAGGTCCAGAAGGTGCTGTCCGCGCTGTTGTTCAGCCCGCTGATCGGCTTCGTCGGCGCGCTGATGCTGATGCTGGTCATGAAGCGTTTCCTGCGCGACAAGCGGCTTTATCGCGAGCCGGAGGGCGATACGCCGCCGCCGCGTGGTATCCGCGCGCTCCTGATCTTCACCTGTACGGCGGTCAGCTTCGCGCATGGCGGCAATGACGGGCAGAAGGGCATGGGCCTCATCATGCTGATCCTCATCGGCTGCGCGCCCACGGCCTATGCGCTGAACCGTACGCTCCCCCAAAGCGCGATGCCTGCCTTCGTCCGCAGTGCTCAGGTCGCCGCCACCGCCTATGCCGCGCATGGCGCTCCCGGCACGATGACGGTCGATCAGGCGCGCGAAGCGGTGGTCGATGGCGTCCGCAAGAAGGCGATCGACACGGCCGAAGTCTATGCCGGACTGTCCGTTCTATCGCGCGATATCGGCGGGCGGATCGAGAATTACGGCACGCTCAGCCGCGTGCCCGCCGCCGTCGTGCCCAATCTGCGCAACGACATGTATCTGGTCCTCGATACCACGCGGATGGTGACCAAGAGCGATGCCGCCAAGCAGCGCTTCACCGCCGCCGAGATCGACTCGCTCAACGGCTATGCCGGGGCGCTGGAGCGGGGCACCCGCTATATCCCGCTCTGGGTGAAGGTCACCGTCGCGCTGGCGCTGGGCCTGGGCACCATGGTCGGCTGGCGGAGGATCGTGGTGACGGTGGGCGAGCGGATCGGCAAGACGCATCTGACCTATGGCATGGGGGCGGCCGCCGAGTTGATGACGGCCGCGACGATCTTTGGCGCCGAGTTCATTGGCCGCCCGGTGTCGACCACGCATATCCTGACCTCGGGCGTGGCGGGTGCATCGGTCGCGAATGGCGCGGGGCTTCAGTTCCGGACGATCCGCAACATGCTGCTCGCCTGGGTACTGACGCTGCCCGCCGCGATGCTGCTGTCGGGCACACTCTATTGGTTGCTACTGCAATTGGCGCAGGTGCTGGCGGCGTAA
- a CDS encoding UrcA family protein translates to MKMFTAAAFAASLCVSVAAHAEMREPVTATVRYADLDLHRADHRAQLDARIRRAAAIACGPVTTDLRRNADISRCRHEMVADAAPKIAALSMAPVVLASKN, encoded by the coding sequence ATGAAGATGTTCACGGCAGCCGCCTTTGCGGCCTCTCTTTGCGTGTCCGTCGCGGCTCACGCCGAAATGCGCGAGCCCGTCACCGCCACCGTTCGCTATGCCGACCTCGACCTCCACCGTGCCGACCACCGCGCGCAGCTCGATGCCCGTATCCGCCGCGCGGCCGCGATCGCCTGCGGGCCGGTGACGACCGATCTGCGCCGCAACGCCGACATTTCGCGTTGCCGCCATGAGATGGTGGCGGACGCTGCGCCAAAGATCGCCGCGCTGTCGATGGCGCCGGTCGTGCTCGCCAGCAAGAACTGA